The following are from one region of the Hemitrygon akajei chromosome 31, sHemAka1.3, whole genome shotgun sequence genome:
- the naga gene encoding alpha-N-acetylgalactosaminidase, producing the protein MELLVLSLVLLAHFALSLDNGLMRTPPMGWLAWERFRCNIDCATDPKNCISERLFMDMADRLAEDGWKELGYQYVNIDDCWAAKERDSQGRLVPDPDRFPSGIKALAQYVHSKGLKLGIYGDLGKYTCGGYPGTTLDKVDLDARTFASWGVDMLKLDGCYSSPSDKAVGYPLMSKALNATGRPIAFSCSWPAYEGGLPPRVNYTLLGEICNLWRNYGDISDSWDSVQDIVNWYGKHQDVLQPAAGPGRWNDPDMLIIGDFGLSLEESKSQMALWAILAAPLFMSNDLRTISKSDAEILQNKLLIKISQDPLGIQGRMILKEKSSIQVWMRVLSSSTMAFAFFSQRTDTPYRYTTSLTQLNVTAPKVYSAKDVYTGHVLHGLEFDTKFTVSINPSGVVMLYVYPEDQFKLNRRPRDYPLLL; encoded by the exons ATGGAGCTGCTGGTTTTGTCTCTTGTGCTGCTTGCCCACTTCGCTCTGTCCCTGGACAATGGCCTCATGAGGACCCCTCCCATGGGCTGGCTGGCATGGGAACGGTTCCGCTGCAACATCGACTGCGCCACGGACCCCAAAAACTGCATCAG TGAGAGGTTGTTCATGGACATGGCCGATCGGTTGGCAGAGGACGGCTGGAAGGAGCTCGGCTACCAGTACGTGAACATCGATGATTGCTGGGCGGCAAAGGAGAGGGATTCTCAGGGACGTCTGGTTCCCGATCCTGATCGATTCCCCAGTGGAATTAAAGCTTTGGCACAATAC GTCCATTCTAAAGGTTTGAAACTTGGCATTTATGGGGACCTAGGCAAGTACACTTGTGGTGGCTACCCGGGTACCACCTTGGACAAGGTTGACTTGGATGCCCGTACCTTTGCCTCCTGGGGAGTGGACATGCTGAAGCTGGACGGCTGCTATTCAAGCCCTTCCGACAAGGCTGTGG gttatccactgatgtcaaagGCGCTGAATGCCACTGGGCGTCCGATTGCCTTCTCCTGCAGCTGGCCAGCGTACGAAGGAGGTTTGCCACCTCGG GTGAACTACACTCTGCTGGGGGAGATCTGCAATCTCTGGAGGAACTATGGTGACATCAGCGACTCATGGGACAGCGTTCAGGACATCGTCAACTGGTACGGGAAGCACCAAGATGTCCTGCAGCCGGCGGCTGGCCCGGGGAGATGGAACGACCCAGACATG TTAATCATTGGTGACTTTGGCCTGAGCCTTGAGGAGTCCAAGTCACAGATGGCTCTTTGGGCCATTCTTGCGGCACCCCTCTTCATGTCTAATGACCTACGGACAATCTCCAAGTCGGATGCTGAGATCCTACAGAACAAGCTGCTGATCAAGATTAGTCAAGATCCGCTGGGAATTCAGGGCCGTATGATACTGAAG GAGAAGTCTAGTATTCAAGTCTGGATGCGAGTGCTGTCCTCCTCAACCATGGCTTTTGCCTTCTTCAGCCAGCGCACCGACACGCCTTACCGGTATACCACATCTCTGACCCAGCTCAACGTCACGGCCCCAAAGGTGTACTCG GCAAAGGACGTATACACAGGTCATGTCCTGCACGGCCTGGAGTTTGACACCAAGTTCACTGTCTCTATTAATCCAAGCGGAGTGGTTATGCTCTACGTGTATCCAGAAGACCAGTTCAAACTAAACAGAAGGCCCAGAGACTACCCACTACTGCTGTGA